The Halostagnicola kamekurae sequence TACTCGTTGCCCAGCTTCTTCAGGGCGTTCAGCGCCGCCACGTCCTGAACGATGTTGCCGACCTGTCCGTAGCCGAGCGTGATCGATCGTACGCCTTGTGTAGCGGCGAGTTTCCCCTCGACCAGCATGATCGCGATCGCGATCGAGGGCGGGACGAGTGTCCCGGTCAGCGGGCCGAACGGCTCGCGGTTGATCCGAACGCCGCGCTCGGTGTAGGCCCCTGCGAGCCGGTCGACGAACTGCCACTTCTCGATGGTCTCCTCGAGCCCGTGGCGTTTCGTGTAGGGGATGTTGTAGGAGATCGGTCCGCCCTCGAAACTCTGGAAGCCGCCGGCGAAGGTTATCGCGGCCAACAGTCGTGCGTCGGGCGTGCCGTGGCGGACCTCGATCGGCGCATCGATCGCCTCGATGAGTTCCCGGCAGCCCTCGACACCGTGGTTGACAGCGGGAAAACCGTTGAGCGTGTCCTCACCGGTGTCTCTGGCTTTCTCGAGGCCTTCCTGGGCCTTCTCGTACTCGTTGTCGCGGGTGTACGAATCGATCGTCGTCGGGAGGAGATCCGCCTTCCCCTCGCCGTGTAAGTACTCGAGGAGTTCGACCTGATCGTCGAGTCGGGGAACGCCGGCTCGGGGCTGCAAGAGCGGTTTCTCCGCCGACTCGAGGACGTCCGCGAACCGCTTTTTCGGGGGCAGCGATTCGTGGTAGTCGATCGCTTCCTCGAAGTCGACGGCGTCGCCGGTCGACCAGTTCGATCTGATTTCCTCGTCGATGCGCCGTAGCTCGTCGGCCGAAATTCGTTCGTCTCGTATCATTTACCAACGGATCATTTAGGAACTGATAGTCGCTCGTTCCGTCTCTGGCGTCTGCTGTCTGAGATCCCGCGTCAGGGCCGCGACCGCCTCCTCGGTGTCGGTTTCCGAATCGAAGACGCGATCGAACCCGAGCGCCTCGAACGTCGCTCGCGTCTCCTCGAAGTCGTCCTGACCGACCGCGAGGTTGCCGCCGATGTACGTCGTCGCGTCGACGCCGGCGGACTCGAGGGTCTCGTGGAATCCCTGGCAGTCCTGCTCCGCGTGCCCGTAGAGCGAGGATACGAGTACGGCCGCCGCGTCGTGCTCGAGTGCGGCCTCGGCGAACTCCTCCTGGGAGGTCTGTACGCCGAGGTTGATGACGTCGAAGCCTGCCGCGTTGAACGCCTGCTCGAGTATCGTGATGCCGACGACGTGGGCGTCGGAGCCGATCACGCCGAGGACGACCGTTTGGGACATCGTACCCGGATCGATGGGACACCGGGACATAAACTTAATGATCTTCCATGATAATATTCTTTAAACATCCTTTCATCGTGCCTGTGTGACACAACCACAACATCATGATTAATAGCAAAGATTATTGGGGCGTGCCGGGAAGACCGACGTATGGGAGCGCTGTCACACCTTCGCGTGTTGGATCTCACGCAGGTCCTCGCAGGCCCGTACTGTACGATGTTGCTCGCGGACATGGGAGCCGACGTCGTCAAAGTAGAGCGTCCGGGCGGCGATATGATCCGCTCGAATCCCCCGTTCGTCGACGACGGGAGCGAGGAAGCCTACGGCGGGTACTTCCAGAGCGTCAACCGGGGCAAGCGGAGTATCGAACTGGACCTTGGTGACGACGCCGATCGAGCGGACTTCCTCTCGCTCGTCGAGGAAGCCGACGTCGTCGTCGAGAACTACCGGTCGGGGACGATGGAGAAGTACGACCTCGGCTACGAAACCCTCCGAAAGTACAACTCGGAGCTGATCTACTCCTCGATCCGCGGCTTCGGCGACCCGCGGACGGGCGAGACCCATCGACAGGGTCAACCCTCCTTCGATCTGATCGCGCAGGCGCTGGGCGGCGTCATGGAGACCACCGGCCAACCCGACGGCCCGCCGACGAAGACCGGCCCCGGCGTCGGCGACCTCTTTACCGCGACGCTGAACTGCATCGGCATCCTCGCGGCGGTCACCCACCGCGAACAGACCGGCGAGGGCCAGTACGTCGACACCGCCATGTACGACTCGATGATCAGCTTCACCGAGCGCGCCGTCTACCAGCAGTCGTACTCCGGGGACGCGCCGACCCGCCGCGGGAACGCCCACCCGACGCTGTTTCCCTACGACGCCTTCGAGACCAATGACGGCTATGCTGTCATCGCGGCGTTCAACAACAACCACTGGGCGGCCCTCTGTGACGTGATGGGCCGCGAAGATCTCGCCGACGCGTACCCGACTGCCGCCGAACGCCTCGAGAACCGCGAGGCGCTTCGCGAGGAAATCGCCGACTGGGCGCTCGAGCAGACCACCGACGAACTCGTCGGAAAGCTCGAGGGAAGCGTTCCGGCCGCGCCCGTCCAGACCACCGAGGAGATCTTCGACGATCCGCACGTCCACGCGCGGGACATGCTCGTGCCGGTCGAACAGCCCGGCACCGACCGCGAGGTCGAGATCGCGGGTAACCCGATCAAGATGAGCGAGACGAACCCGGCGCCTCGCGGTCGCGCGCCGCTGCTCGACGAGCACCGCGAGGAGGTACTGAGCGAAACGGCCGACGCCACGGCTGCCGACGACTGAGCGTCGATTCTCCGTTTTCGTTCTCAACTCGACTGAGGAGAGCTTCGGCTAGCCTCGAGGGCCGGATCGACGGCGAATCGATGACGGACCGATGGCGGATCGATGACGGATCGACGGCGTCGCGGCGGAGACGGAGAGTAATCCTTTTGCGGGTCCCCCGCACACGGTCGGGTATGAGCGACAACTGGCCGGTCGATCCCGACGGCGAGGAGGGAAGCGACGGAATGCGAAAATACGACATGCGGATCATCGCGGACAAGGTCGACGAGGAGGAGGACTTCCCGATGGACCCCGACGAGTTCGTCGCGGAGTACGGCGAGTATCCGATTCGGGTCAACTACAAGACGGTCGTCCCGATGAGCGACATCTTCGAATACGTCGACGCCGAGGAGTTCGAAACTATCGTTGACATGCACAAGGCAGTCGGGAACGCGATGCGCGCCGGCGGCTTCTGGGAGTACCACCCGAAGGGGTCCTCTCCGGAGAAGAAACACGCGTGAGCCCGCGACCGGCGCGGACGGGGTCACCGTCGTCGCCGACAGAGCTATCGACGTAGGCGGGGTGACCGACGACTGAGCGGCCGACGCGCGAACGCGACCGACACGTGGTCGACGATCCCCATCACGGATCTGGATTACGTATCACTTATACGAACAGGTTCGAAACATCGGGCACAGTGACTAATACGCAGGTTACGCTCGTTCAGATTGACAACTACGGCCCGTGGACGGTGACGCCCGAACCTCGCCGCGAAGCCGACCTGCAGACGATGCAGTCGCGGCTGTACGCGGATATTTCGCAGTTCGTCGGCAACCACGGCGGCTATACCTTCTTCACGCGCTTTGACAACATGATCGCCGTGACGAACGGCCTCTCGCTCGAGGACCACGCCGTCTTACAGGAGTCCGTCGGCAACCGATACCCGGTCACGCTCAGCCTCGGCGTCGCGACGGGGACCAGCCCGATTCAGGCGCTCGCCGACGCGACGGAACTGGTTCAGGAGG is a genomic window containing:
- the mct gene encoding succinyl-CoA:mesaconate CoA-transferase, producing the protein MGALSHLRVLDLTQVLAGPYCTMLLADMGADVVKVERPGGDMIRSNPPFVDDGSEEAYGGYFQSVNRGKRSIELDLGDDADRADFLSLVEEADVVVENYRSGTMEKYDLGYETLRKYNSELIYSSIRGFGDPRTGETHRQGQPSFDLIAQALGGVMETTGQPDGPPTKTGPGVGDLFTATLNCIGILAAVTHREQTGEGQYVDTAMYDSMISFTERAVYQQSYSGDAPTRRGNAHPTLFPYDAFETNDGYAVIAAFNNNHWAALCDVMGREDLADAYPTAAERLENREALREEIADWALEQTTDELVGKLEGSVPAAPVQTTEEIFDDPHVHARDMLVPVEQPGTDREVEIAGNPIKMSETNPAPRGRAPLLDEHREEVLSETADATAADD
- a CDS encoding DUF5785 family protein, giving the protein MSDNWPVDPDGEEGSDGMRKYDMRIIADKVDEEEDFPMDPDEFVAEYGEYPIRVNYKTVVPMSDIFEYVDAEEFETIVDMHKAVGNAMRAGGFWEYHPKGSSPEKKHA
- a CDS encoding methylaspartate mutase subunit E; amino-acid sequence: MIRDERISADELRRIDEEIRSNWSTGDAVDFEEAIDYHESLPPKKRFADVLESAEKPLLQPRAGVPRLDDQVELLEYLHGEGKADLLPTTIDSYTRDNEYEKAQEGLEKARDTGEDTLNGFPAVNHGVEGCRELIEAIDAPIEVRHGTPDARLLAAITFAGGFQSFEGGPISYNIPYTKRHGLEETIEKWQFVDRLAGAYTERGVRINREPFGPLTGTLVPPSIAIAIMLVEGKLAATQGVRSITLGYGQVGNIVQDVAALNALKKLGNEYLPDEVVVTTVFHEWMGGFPPDEARANGVISLGGMTASIAQPDKVITKSPQEFQGVPTKEANSAGLRTTRQVIDMAIEQQIDIDGIEEEQDLIERETRCLMDTIFEHGDGDVVQGTIKAFDSGALDVPFAPSDSAAGAVLPARDDDGRVRIFEWADLAMDDDIKEIHKARLSQRADTEGRDQSFRMVADDVDAISDGKLIGRPQGGA
- the glmS gene encoding methylaspartate mutase subunit S gives rise to the protein MSQTVVLGVIGSDAHVVGITILEQAFNAAGFDVINLGVQTSQEEFAEAALEHDAAAVLVSSLYGHAEQDCQGFHETLESAGVDATTYIGGNLAVGQDDFEETRATFEALGFDRVFDSETDTEEAVAALTRDLRQQTPETERATISS